From the genome of Nocardia sp. NBC_01503, one region includes:
- the nirB gene encoding nitrite reductase large subunit NirB — MTNSVERKTAVVIGHGMVGHRFVEALRSRDEAGDWQVIVLSEERLAAYDRVGLSSYVGIWETSALALPGNGYEGDDLVQVRLGVRADEVDRAARKVTTSTGDVIGYDALVLATGSYAFVPPVPGHDAPECFVYRTLEDLDGIRATAEAAGPGAVGVVVGGGLLGLEAANALRLLGMTPHVVEFNKWLMPAQIDEGGGAILAKLVTELGLHVHTGVGTSTIETIADAPVSERLNVTFSDETQLRAALVVFAAGVRPRDEIARTAGLDVGPRGGVITDLSLRTSDPNIYAIGEVAAVEGVCYGLVAPGYSTAEVVADRLLGGEGEFPGADLSTKLKLLGVDVASFGDAHGRTEGALSVVLHDAAKGTYAKLVVSDDAKTLLGGVLVGDATAYSALRPLVGRPLPADPAALISPAGAELGADALPDDAQICSCNNVSKGSICGAIADGACDVPGIKSCTNAGTSCGGCVPMLKKLLEQSGVAVSKSLCEHFTQSRAELFHIIQSTGVRTFSALIAKYGTGTGCDICKPTVASILASTSSDHILDGEQAALQDTNDHFLANLQKNGTYSVVPRMPGGEVTAEQLITIGQIAKEFDLYVKVTGGQRIDLFGARVEQLPLIWKRLVDVGMESGHAYGKSLRTVKSCVGSTWCRYGQQDSVGMAVLLEKRYRGLRSPHKLKLAVSGCARECAEARGKDVGVIATEHGWNLYVGGNGGLTPKHAVLLAGDLDDETLIRYIDRYLMFYIRTADRLQRTAPWQEALEGGLDYLKAVVCEDSLGIADDLEAAMQRHVAGYRDEWAAVLDDEEKLSRFVSFVNAPEEADPTIAFDESGERKVPVLLGIPAIPVDGAPGNPVGTPL; from the coding sequence ATGACGAACTCAGTCGAACGCAAGACCGCGGTGGTCATCGGCCACGGCATGGTGGGACACCGCTTCGTGGAGGCGCTGCGCTCTCGCGACGAGGCCGGTGACTGGCAGGTCATCGTTTTGAGCGAGGAGCGGCTGGCCGCCTACGACCGGGTCGGACTCTCGTCCTACGTGGGCATCTGGGAGACCTCGGCGCTGGCGCTGCCCGGTAACGGCTACGAGGGTGACGACCTGGTGCAGGTGCGCCTGGGCGTGCGCGCCGACGAGGTGGACCGGGCCGCGCGCAAGGTCACCACCTCCACCGGTGACGTGATCGGTTATGACGCACTGGTTCTCGCGACCGGCTCGTACGCTTTCGTGCCGCCGGTGCCGGGCCACGACGCCCCCGAATGCTTCGTGTACCGCACCCTGGAGGATCTGGACGGTATCCGCGCCACCGCCGAGGCCGCCGGTCCCGGCGCAGTCGGTGTGGTGGTCGGCGGTGGTCTGCTCGGCCTGGAGGCGGCCAACGCGCTGCGCCTGCTGGGTATGACCCCGCACGTGGTGGAGTTCAACAAGTGGCTGATGCCCGCTCAGATCGACGAGGGCGGCGGCGCGATCCTGGCCAAGCTGGTCACCGAGCTGGGTCTGCACGTGCACACCGGCGTCGGCACCTCGACCATCGAAACCATTGCCGACGCACCGGTTTCGGAGAGACTGAACGTCACCTTCTCGGATGAGACGCAGCTGCGGGCCGCACTGGTGGTCTTCGCCGCCGGTGTCCGCCCGCGTGACGAGATCGCCCGCACCGCCGGGCTCGACGTCGGCCCGCGCGGTGGTGTCATCACCGATCTGAGCCTGCGGACCTCGGACCCGAACATCTACGCCATCGGCGAGGTCGCCGCGGTCGAGGGTGTCTGCTACGGCCTGGTCGCCCCCGGTTACAGCACCGCCGAGGTGGTCGCGGATCGACTGCTCGGCGGCGAGGGCGAGTTCCCGGGCGCGGACCTGTCCACCAAGCTCAAGCTGCTCGGCGTGGATGTGGCCAGCTTCGGTGACGCGCACGGTCGCACCGAGGGCGCGCTCTCGGTGGTGCTGCACGATGCAGCCAAGGGCACCTACGCCAAACTCGTTGTCTCCGATGACGCCAAGACGCTGCTCGGTGGTGTGCTGGTCGGCGATGCCACCGCGTATTCGGCGCTGCGCCCGCTGGTCGGCCGCCCGCTGCCCGCGGATCCGGCCGCGCTGATCTCGCCCGCCGGTGCCGAACTGGGTGCGGACGCCCTGCCCGATGACGCCCAGATCTGCTCCTGCAACAACGTTTCCAAGGGTTCGATCTGCGGTGCGATCGCGGACGGGGCCTGCGACGTCCCGGGCATCAAGAGCTGCACCAATGCCGGAACCTCTTGCGGCGGTTGCGTTCCCATGCTCAAGAAGCTGTTGGAGCAGTCGGGTGTGGCGGTCTCCAAATCGCTGTGCGAGCACTTCACCCAGTCGCGTGCCGAGCTGTTCCACATCATCCAGTCGACCGGCGTGCGCACCTTCTCGGCGCTGATCGCCAAGTACGGCACCGGAACCGGCTGCGATATCTGCAAGCCGACCGTGGCCTCGATTCTGGCCTCGACCTCGAGCGATCACATTCTCGACGGTGAGCAGGCGGCGCTGCAGGACACCAATGACCACTTCCTGGCGAATCTGCAGAAGAACGGCACCTACTCGGTGGTGCCGCGCATGCCCGGCGGTGAGGTGACCGCCGAACAGCTCATCACCATCGGTCAGATCGCCAAGGAGTTCGACCTGTATGTGAAGGTCACCGGCGGCCAGCGCATCGACCTGTTCGGCGCGCGGGTGGAGCAGTTGCCGCTGATCTGGAAGCGCCTGGTCGATGTGGGTATGGAGTCCGGGCACGCGTACGGCAAATCGCTGCGCACGGTCAAGTCCTGCGTCGGCTCCACCTGGTGCCGTTACGGTCAGCAGGATTCGGTCGGGATGGCGGTGCTGCTCGAAAAGCGTTACCGCGGTTTGCGTTCCCCGCACAAGCTGAAGCTGGCCGTCTCGGGTTGCGCGCGTGAGTGCGCGGAGGCGCGTGGCAAGGATGTCGGCGTCATCGCCACCGAGCACGGCTGGAACCTGTACGTCGGCGGCAACGGCGGTCTCACCCCCAAGCACGCGGTACTGCTGGCCGGTGACCTCGATGACGAGACGCTGATCCGCTACATCGACCGCTACCTGATGTTCTACATCCGCACCGCCGATCGCCTGCAGCGCACCGCGCCCTGGCAGGAGGCCCTGGAAGGTGGCCTGGACTACCTGAAGGCGGTCGTGTGCGAGGACAGCCTGGGTATCGCCGATGATCTGGAAGCGGCCATGCAACGCCATGTCGCGGGCTACCGGGACGAATGGGCCGCGGTCCTGGACGACGAGGAGAAGCTGTCCCGCTTCGTCTCCTTCGTGAACGCACCGGAGGAGGCCGATCCCACCATCGCCTTCGACGAGTCCGGGGAGCGCAAGGTGCCCGTACTGCTGGGCATTCCGGCCATCCCGGTTGACGGCGCGCCGGGCAATCCGGTCGGCACGCCGCTGTGA
- the nirD gene encoding nitrite reductase small subunit NirD, which produces MTTVIETPGTATSLHGWTPACRLDYLIPGRGVAVLLKGGRQAALFWVPGEAAGATDGTLYAVGNIDPFGRAAVMSRGIVGDRGGVPVVASPLLKQAFSLIDGRCLDDETVALPVHAVRVQDGVVVLANEPMLFPGGPGPIDGGTA; this is translated from the coding sequence ATGACCACCGTGATCGAGACACCAGGCACTGCCACCAGCCTTCATGGTTGGACCCCGGCATGCCGACTGGACTATCTGATTCCCGGCCGCGGCGTTGCGGTGCTGTTGAAGGGCGGCCGGCAGGCGGCGCTCTTCTGGGTCCCCGGGGAGGCGGCGGGCGCCACCGACGGCACGTTGTACGCCGTCGGCAATATCGACCCGTTCGGCCGGGCGGCGGTCATGTCGCGCGGCATCGTCGGTGATCGCGGCGGTGTGCCCGTGGTGGCGTCGCCGCTGCTCAAGCAGGCGTTCTCGCTCATCGACGGACGCTGCCTGGACGATGAGACGGTCGCGCTGCCGGTTCACGCGGTGCGGGTGCAGGACGGTGTGGTCGTTCTCGCCAATGAGCCCATGCTCTTTCCGGGGGGACCTGGACCTATCGACGGTGGTACCGCATGA
- a CDS encoding uroporphyrinogen-III synthase: MTEVDAGTPLSGFTVGITAARRADELGTLLTRRGANVVAAPAIRIIPLADDTELERVTRQLVAEPPQLTVATTGIGFRGWMEAAEGWGLAEELCATLASTRIMARGPKAKGAIRAAELREEWSPASESSAEVLDHLLAQGVEGMRIAVQLHGATTEWEPVPDFCEVLRCAGADVVPVPVYRWIPPEDRTPMDRLIEGIVTGGLDCVTFTSAPAVASLLMRAKETGLLEAILHAFRGRVLAACVGPITAAPLEELGVATTSPGRARLGALARHVAEELPRRANRIQAAGHILSVRGGCVVVDGQVRQLAPAPMALMRSLARQPGRVVSREDLLAALPGGGDDTHAVETAIARLRAGLGTPKAIQTVVKRGYRLALDPAECIDNPRPVVATPVARQQFPARSAGFPARQDPPQRGPAGPRPADAALNGAVHSSFPQRPAVTGSGAPVRPIRPAPVAEAW; this comes from the coding sequence ATGACCGAGGTTGACGCAGGTACCCCGCTGTCCGGATTCACGGTCGGTATCACGGCGGCGCGCCGGGCCGATGAACTCGGCACGCTGCTCACCCGGCGTGGCGCGAATGTCGTTGCCGCCCCGGCAATTCGAATCATTCCCCTGGCCGATGACACCGAGCTGGAGCGGGTCACCCGTCAGCTCGTCGCCGAGCCGCCGCAGCTGACCGTCGCCACCACCGGTATCGGTTTCCGGGGCTGGATGGAGGCCGCCGAGGGCTGGGGACTGGCCGAGGAGTTGTGCGCCACGCTGGCCTCGACCCGCATCATGGCGCGCGGGCCCAAGGCCAAGGGCGCGATTCGCGCGGCCGAGCTGCGTGAGGAGTGGTCGCCCGCTTCGGAATCCTCCGCGGAGGTGCTGGATCATCTGCTCGCACAAGGCGTCGAGGGCATGCGGATCGCCGTGCAGCTGCACGGGGCTACCACCGAATGGGAGCCGGTACCGGACTTCTGCGAGGTATTGCGTTGTGCCGGAGCCGATGTGGTGCCGGTTCCGGTCTACCGCTGGATTCCGCCCGAGGACCGCACCCCGATGGATCGTCTCATCGAGGGCATCGTCACCGGCGGATTGGACTGCGTGACCTTCACCAGCGCGCCCGCGGTGGCCTCACTGCTCATGCGCGCCAAGGAGACCGGGCTGCTCGAAGCCATCCTGCACGCCTTCCGCGGCCGAGTCCTGGCCGCCTGCGTCGGACCCATCACCGCCGCACCCTTGGAAGAGCTGGGCGTGGCCACCACCTCACCCGGCCGCGCCCGCCTCGGCGCGCTGGCCCGCCATGTGGCGGAAGAGCTGCCGCGTCGCGCCAACCGCATCCAGGCGGCCGGTCATATCCTCAGTGTGCGCGGCGGCTGTGTCGTGGTCGACGGTCAGGTCCGTCAATTGGCTCCCGCCCCAATGGCTTTGATGCGCTCACTGGCTCGCCAGCCGGGGCGTGTCGTCTCCCGTGAGGACCTGCTCGCCGCCCTGCCCGGCGGCGGTGACGACACCCATGCCGTGGAGACCGCCATCGCTCGCCTGCGCGCGGGTCTGGGCACCCCCAAGGCGATTCAAACCGTGGTCAAGCGCGGCTACCGCCTCGCGCTCGATCCGGCCGAATGCATCGACAACCCGCGCCCGGTGGTGGCGACTCCCGTTGCGCGCCAACAGTTCCCGGCACGCTCGGCGGGATTCCCGGCTCGCCAGGATCCGCCGCAGCGCGGCCCGGCGGGTCCCCGACCGGCCGATGCCGCGCTGAACGGTGCGGTCCACTCCTCCTTTCCGCAGCGTCCGGCCGTCACCGGCTCCGGCGCTCCGGTCCGCCCCATCCGTCCCGCGCCGGTCGCGGAGGCGTGGTGA
- a CDS encoding sirohydrochlorin chelatase, protein MNTPALVLVAHGTRSTRGVEMIAALAEAVAGELAARAREGGTGAADLMTALPAEAGAGAAFGVASASSTTPGAADLGRLSGGVPQVRTAFVDVLGPSPAEVLRDLEDVPAVVVPAFLASGYHVYQDVPREVAASAHGAVAVTQAMGPDPALAAVMRMRLRAAGWRPGDAVVFAAAGSSDARARQDVRRAAGLLAEQIAAPVRVAYIATGEPRVPEVVAALREQGARRVFIASYLLAHGLFHERLHAAGADGVAEPIGVHPAIVRLLVDRYRIAAGTLSTVRAA, encoded by the coding sequence ATGAACACCCCGGCGCTGGTGCTGGTGGCCCACGGCACCAGGAGTACGCGCGGGGTGGAGATGATCGCCGCCCTCGCCGAGGCCGTGGCGGGCGAACTCGCCGCGCGGGCTCGCGAAGGTGGGACCGGCGCAGCGGATCTCATGACCGCGCTGCCCGCAGAGGCAGGTGCCGGTGCCGCGTTCGGGGTGGCATCGGCATCGTCGACCACGCCGGGAGCGGCGGACCTCGGGCGGCTGTCCGGGGGAGTGCCGCAGGTGCGGACGGCGTTCGTGGATGTGCTGGGCCCGTCCCCGGCCGAGGTGCTGCGGGATCTGGAAGATGTTCCCGCCGTGGTGGTTCCGGCGTTCCTGGCATCGGGCTATCACGTGTATCAGGATGTGCCGCGAGAGGTGGCCGCGAGTGCGCACGGTGCGGTCGCGGTCACCCAGGCGATGGGTCCGGATCCGGCTTTGGCCGCGGTGATGCGGATGCGGCTGCGGGCCGCCGGGTGGCGGCCGGGGGATGCGGTGGTGTTCGCTGCCGCCGGATCCTCGGATGCGCGGGCGCGTCAGGATGTGCGCCGGGCCGCCGGATTGCTGGCCGAGCAGATCGCGGCTCCGGTGCGGGTGGCCTATATCGCCACCGGCGAGCCCAGGGTGCCGGAAGTGGTTGCGGCACTGCGGGAGCAGGGTGCGCGGCGGGTGTTCATCGCCTCGTATCTGCTGGCGCACGGGCTCTTCCATGAGCGCCTGCACGCGGCGGGCGCGGACGGGGTCGCCGAGCCCATCGGCGTGCACCCCGCGATCGTGCGTTTGCTGGTCGATCGCTATCGCATCGCGGCCGGTACCTTGAGTACCGTTCGCGCCGCCTGA
- a CDS encoding nuclear transport factor 2 family protein produces MSDAEHPARRAGLASQAAVREHRRADWLALFASDARVEDPIGISPYDPAGAGHFGHDAIAAFWDMAIAPSAIDFRMADSYACGSEVAFHGTIRSARAERVTEVDGVFTYRVNEAGKIIALRAFWELKQARTTIVSN; encoded by the coding sequence ATGTCCGATGCCGAACATCCCGCCCGCCGTGCCGGTCTCGCCTCCCAGGCCGCGGTGCGCGAACATCGCCGGGCCGATTGGCTGGCACTCTTCGCGAGTGACGCGCGGGTCGAGGACCCCATCGGTATCTCCCCGTACGATCCGGCCGGTGCCGGCCATTTCGGCCATGACGCCATAGCGGCGTTCTGGGATATGGCGATCGCGCCCAGTGCCATCGACTTCCGGATGGCCGATTCCTATGCCTGTGGTTCCGAGGTGGCGTTCCACGGAACCATTCGCAGTGCCCGTGCCGAGCGTGTTACCGAGGTGGACGGCGTCTTCACCTATCGGGTGAACGAGGCCGGGAAAATCATTGCGCTGCGCGCCTTCTGGGAATTGAAACAAGCGCGCACCACAATCGTCTCCAACTGA
- a CDS encoding TetR/AcrR family transcriptional regulator: MNGPATDLPQPAGATTRRTSLRDEQKRLTRSRLIDAAKALFTTQGYAPVRVDDIAAAVGCSRATFYLHFTGKPDVLRAIAEQGALPSVQIFYEDLDHVLDTGSREEFAAWVRRSIDWFQEYKDLLPAWDEATALEPEFREVAREGILAVPGVMTSYLSRWPAAQQDEARLRIELLVAQLERFFTRWAMQGTIDVSADQAATVLTDIWFPALQTPGA, from the coding sequence ATGAACGGACCGGCGACAGACCTCCCGCAACCCGCGGGGGCGACCACCCGGCGCACCTCACTGCGCGATGAGCAGAAGCGGCTCACCCGCAGCCGGCTCATCGACGCGGCCAAGGCCCTGTTCACCACCCAGGGGTACGCGCCGGTGCGCGTGGACGATATCGCCGCGGCCGTCGGATGCAGTCGCGCCACCTTCTACCTGCACTTCACCGGTAAACCGGATGTGTTGCGCGCCATCGCCGAACAGGGCGCGCTGCCCAGCGTGCAGATCTTCTACGAGGATCTGGACCATGTGCTCGACACCGGATCACGCGAGGAGTTCGCGGCCTGGGTGCGGCGCTCCATCGACTGGTTCCAGGAGTACAAGGATCTGCTGCCCGCCTGGGATGAGGCGACGGCCCTGGAACCGGAGTTCCGGGAGGTGGCGCGCGAGGGCATCCTCGCGGTCCCAGGGGTGATGACCTCATATCTTTCGCGCTGGCCCGCGGCGCAACAGGATGAGGCGCGGCTGCGGATCGAACTACTGGTGGCGCAGCTGGAGCGGTTCTTCACACGCTGGGCCATGCAGGGCACCATCGATGTCTCGGCCGACCAGGCGGCCACCGTACTGACCGATATCTGGTTCCCGGCACTGCAAACACCCGGGGCCTGA
- a CDS encoding flavin-containing monooxygenase codes for METRELPRVCVIGAGPSGITAAKRLAEYGIPFDCYEASDQVGGNWYFKNPNGMSACYQSLHIDTSKFRLAFEDFPAPDDWPDFPHHTQLHQYFKDYVEHFGFGDRIILNTKVTDAKRDAEGLWQITTDTGRTETYDVLLVCNGHHWDPRMPDYPGEFDGVLMHSHAYNDPFDPVDMRGKRIVVVGMGNSGLDIASELSQRFIASKFYLSARRGVWVLPKYVNGKVGDKASVPSWMPKKLGLKLKQRFVVKNRGYMEDYGLPKPDHLPFEAHPSASEEFLHRAGCGDMVFKPAITRLDGDKVHFADGSVEEVDVVVCATGYHISFPFFSDPELTPDERNMIPLYRHMIKPGVDNLFYLGLAQPMPTLVNFAEQQSKLVAAYLTGNYHLPSQVEMVEVMRAKEQERSGQYYDSPRHTIQTEFEPYVRDLKREIERGAKRAAAQGYSLPVPPRASARV; via the coding sequence TTGGAAACACGCGAGTTGCCCAGGGTGTGCGTCATCGGCGCGGGGCCGTCCGGTATCACGGCCGCTAAGCGGCTCGCCGAATACGGCATCCCCTTCGATTGCTACGAGGCGTCGGATCAGGTCGGCGGCAATTGGTACTTCAAGAACCCGAACGGCATGTCGGCCTGCTATCAGAGCCTGCATATCGACACCTCGAAATTCCGGCTCGCCTTCGAGGATTTCCCGGCCCCCGACGACTGGCCGGACTTCCCGCATCACACCCAGCTGCACCAGTACTTCAAGGATTATGTCGAGCACTTCGGCTTCGGTGATCGAATCATCCTGAACACCAAGGTGACCGACGCCAAACGCGATGCCGAGGGCCTGTGGCAGATCACCACCGACACCGGCCGCACCGAAACCTATGACGTGCTGCTGGTCTGCAACGGCCACCACTGGGATCCGCGCATGCCCGACTACCCGGGCGAATTCGACGGTGTGCTCATGCATTCGCACGCCTATAACGATCCCTTCGATCCGGTCGATATGCGCGGCAAGCGAATCGTGGTCGTGGGTATGGGCAATTCGGGTCTGGACATCGCCAGCGAACTCTCGCAGCGTTTCATCGCCTCGAAGTTCTACCTCTCCGCGCGCCGCGGTGTCTGGGTGCTGCCCAAGTATGTGAACGGCAAGGTCGGCGATAAGGCGTCGGTGCCGTCCTGGATGCCGAAGAAGCTGGGGCTCAAGCTGAAACAGCGCTTCGTGGTCAAGAATCGCGGCTATATGGAGGATTACGGTCTGCCCAAGCCGGATCACCTTCCCTTCGAGGCGCATCCGTCCGCGAGTGAGGAGTTCCTGCATCGCGCCGGCTGCGGTGACATGGTCTTCAAGCCCGCCATCACCCGCCTCGACGGTGACAAGGTGCACTTCGCCGACGGCAGTGTGGAGGAGGTCGATGTGGTGGTCTGCGCCACCGGATATCACATCAGCTTCCCGTTCTTCTCCGATCCGGAGTTGACCCCCGATGAGCGCAATATGATTCCGCTGTACCGGCACATGATCAAGCCGGGCGTGGACAATCTGTTCTATCTCGGTCTGGCGCAACCGATGCCGACCCTGGTCAACTTCGCCGAACAGCAGTCGAAGTTGGTCGCCGCCTATCTGACCGGTAACTACCATCTGCCCTCGCAGGTCGAGATGGTCGAGGTGATGCGGGCCAAGGAGCAGGAGCGCAGCGGGCAGTACTACGACTCGCCGCGGCACACCATCCAGACCGAATTCGAGCCGTACGTACGCGATTTGAAGCGTGAGATCGAACGCGGCGCCAAGCGCGCTGCCGCACAGGGCTATTCGCTGCCGGTACCGCCCCGCGCGAGCGCCAGAGTCTGA
- a CDS encoding serine hydrolase domain-containing protein — translation MSNVAGFCADEFAGVRAAFTEQVESGAELGAALCVTVDGDPVVDLWGGHADPERTRRWGADTLVNTFSITKTMTALCALLLVDRGALDVYRKVAHYWPEFAANGKADIEVRHLLSHTSGVSGWATEFPFPDIYDNVSSAALLAEQEPFWEPGTASGYHANNYGHLIGELVRRIDGRSLGRFFAQEFAEPLGADFHIGGAAQYSERIATLVPPDFGTFDQGLLPKDSVLYKTLFQPLLDFELCATPGWLDAEIGGINGQGNARSVARLQSVISNGGELGGRKFLSPRTIDLIFDEQADGIDLAVLMPLRFGIGYGLPQAHTAPEVPQDGRVCWWGGLGGSMVVNDLDNRVTVAYTMNRMAPGLIGSDRANAYLKAVFAAVRG, via the coding sequence ATGAGCAACGTCGCTGGATTCTGTGCCGACGAATTCGCCGGAGTACGAGCCGCTTTCACCGAACAGGTGGAGTCGGGAGCCGAGTTGGGCGCCGCCCTGTGCGTGACCGTCGACGGTGATCCGGTGGTCGACCTGTGGGGCGGCCACGCCGATCCGGAGCGGACCCGGCGCTGGGGTGCGGACACCCTGGTGAACACCTTCTCCATCACCAAGACCATGACGGCGCTGTGCGCACTGCTGCTGGTCGATCGCGGTGCGCTGGACGTGTATCGGAAGGTAGCGCACTACTGGCCCGAGTTCGCGGCCAACGGCAAGGCCGATATCGAAGTGCGGCACCTGCTTTCGCACACCTCCGGGGTGTCGGGCTGGGCCACCGAGTTCCCGTTCCCGGATATCTACGACAATGTCTCCTCCGCCGCGCTGCTGGCTGAGCAGGAACCCTTCTGGGAGCCGGGCACCGCGTCGGGATATCACGCCAACAACTACGGGCATCTGATCGGCGAACTGGTGCGGCGGATCGACGGTCGTTCACTCGGCCGGTTCTTCGCGCAGGAGTTCGCCGAACCGCTCGGCGCGGATTTCCATATCGGCGGGGCCGCACAGTATTCCGAGCGCATCGCCACGCTGGTTCCGCCCGATTTCGGCACCTTCGATCAGGGGCTGCTGCCCAAGGACAGCGTCCTGTACAAGACGCTGTTCCAGCCGCTGCTGGACTTCGAGCTGTGCGCCACACCCGGTTGGCTGGATGCCGAGATCGGTGGCATCAACGGTCAGGGCAATGCCCGCTCGGTGGCCCGCTTGCAGTCGGTGATCAGCAATGGCGGTGAGCTCGGCGGGCGGAAGTTCCTCTCGCCCAGGACCATCGACCTGATCTTCGATGAGCAGGCCGACGGTATCGACCTCGCCGTCCTGATGCCGCTGCGCTTCGGTATCGGCTATGGCCTGCCGCAGGCGCACACCGCGCCGGAGGTGCCGCAGGACGGCCGGGTGTGCTGGTGGGGCGGGCTCGGTGGGTCCATGGTCGTGAACGATCTGGACAACCGGGTCACCGTCGCCTACACGATGAATCGGATGGCCCCGGGGCTGATCGGCTCCGATCGCGCCAACGCCTACCTGAAGGCGGTTTTCGCCGCGGTGCGAGGGTAG
- a CDS encoding class I adenylate-forming enzyme family protein translates to MTNAVDLQALAAQIAGKLTGPGGPFEMTVESVLGATIPVFRNRHRSLLRVLEASKTLGDRDYLVGPDSRMTFAEHYEAAGALAAALARRYGIGRGDRVGILAANTPEWVLSFWAVQRLGAIPVGYNAWWAPQEIAYGLEHTAPGVVIADAKRAALLTAAGASMPVLTMANDLPALVKEFAGEYPSTEVGEEDPACILYTSGTTGRPKGVVHSQRNMVAISDYHRFTDALAAGFRGQQWDGSPTNRRYLNTSPLFHIASLHNLVIPRLTTGDAVIFHSGGFEAEKILGLIESERITNWAAVPTMASRLLDVDVERFDLSSMAALSLNTAPSSPALHNRLRERVPVAQVALTTSYGCTESGTAATVATPPDLAANPETVGRPIIGVSVQIRDADGNPVPDGTEGEICVRSPYVMLGYYNDPAATAASIDAERWLRTGDFGMLVDGRLQMAGRRSDLILRGGENVYPAEIENALDEHPLVRESAVLGVPHEDLGQEVAAIIVVAEPDSVTEDELRDHVAQRLAYFKVPARWLITADALPRNATGKVLRRELSLGE, encoded by the coding sequence ATGACCAACGCCGTTGACCTCCAGGCCCTCGCGGCCCAGATCGCCGGGAAGCTCACCGGTCCGGGCGGGCCGTTCGAGATGACCGTGGAATCGGTGCTGGGCGCGACCATTCCGGTGTTCCGCAATCGGCATCGCTCACTGCTGCGGGTATTGGAGGCGTCCAAGACCCTGGGCGACCGTGATTATCTGGTCGGCCCCGACTCCCGCATGACCTTCGCCGAACATTACGAGGCCGCGGGTGCGCTGGCGGCGGCGCTGGCGCGGCGCTACGGCATCGGCAGGGGTGATCGCGTCGGCATTCTGGCCGCGAATACCCCCGAGTGGGTGCTGAGCTTCTGGGCGGTACAGCGTCTGGGCGCTATTCCGGTGGGCTACAACGCCTGGTGGGCGCCGCAGGAGATCGCCTACGGTCTCGAGCACACCGCGCCGGGTGTGGTGATCGCCGATGCCAAGCGGGCGGCGCTGCTGACCGCGGCGGGTGCGTCGATGCCGGTGCTCACCATGGCGAACGACCTTCCGGCGCTGGTCAAGGAATTCGCCGGCGAGTACCCGAGTACCGAAGTGGGCGAAGAGGATCCGGCCTGCATCCTGTACACCAGCGGCACCACCGGTCGCCCCAAGGGCGTGGTGCATTCGCAGCGGAATATGGTGGCCATCAGCGACTATCACCGCTTCACCGATGCGCTGGCGGCGGGTTTCCGCGGGCAGCAGTGGGATGGGTCGCCGACGAATCGGCGCTACCTCAACACCTCGCCGCTGTTCCATATCGCGAGCCTGCACAATCTGGTGATTCCGCGGCTCACCACCGGTGACGCCGTCATCTTCCACAGCGGCGGTTTCGAGGCCGAGAAGATTCTCGGGCTCATCGAATCCGAGCGCATCACCAACTGGGCGGCGGTGCCGACCATGGCCAGTCGGCTGCTCGATGTGGATGTGGAGCGCTTCGATCTGAGCTCGATGGCGGCGCTCTCGCTCAATACCGCGCCGTCCTCGCCCGCCCTGCACAACCGGTTGCGTGAGCGGGTGCCGGTGGCGCAGGTGGCGCTGACCACCAGTTACGGCTGCACCGAGAGCGGTACCGCGGCCACCGTCGCGACGCCGCCGGATCTGGCCGCGAATCCGGAGACGGTGGGGCGGCCGATCATCGGTGTCTCGGTACAGATTCGGGACGCGGACGGCAATCCGGTGCCCGACGGCACCGAGGGCGAGATCTGTGTACGCAGCCCGTACGTCATGCTCGGCTACTACAACGATCCGGCCGCCACCGCCGCCTCCATCGACGCCGAGCGCTGGCTGCGTACCGGTGATTTCGGCATGCTGGTCGACGGACGCCTGCAAATGGCAGGTCGCCGTTCGGATTTGATTCTGCGTGGCGGCGAGAACGTGTATCCGGCGGAGATCGAGAACGCGCTCGACGAACATCCGCTGGTGCGCGAATCCGCGGTGCTCGGTGTTCCGCACGAGGATCTCGGTCAGGAGGTCGCCGCTATTATCGTTGTGGCGGAACCGGATTCGGTCACCGAGGATGAACTGCGCGACCATGTGGCGCAGCGGCTCGCCTACTTCAAGGTGCCCGCGCGCTGGCTGATCACCGCTGATGCCCTGCCGCGCAACGCGACCGGCAAGGTGCTGCGTCGCGAACTATCCCTCGGGGAGTGA